The following coding sequences lie in one Zingiber officinale cultivar Zhangliang chromosome 2B, Zo_v1.1, whole genome shotgun sequence genomic window:
- the LOC122046911 gene encoding heparanase-like protein 3 has protein sequence MSRVSNGGVLPQLLGCCLFLCLSRHVAAYSEAGAYGDAVIVDGEAPIAVTDEDFICATLDWWPPEKCDYGTCSWGSASLLNLDLSSPILLNAVKAFSPLKLRLGGTLQDKVTYQTLVPAQPCTHFVKNESEMFGFTQGCLPLPRWDELNEFFKKSGAVIIFGLNALNGRVLRSDGSFEGPWNCTNAASLIRFTVNKGYTIHGWEFGNELSGSGVGTSVDADQYAADVINLKWLVDDIYRGFPVKPLVLAPGGFFDADWFAELVRKTKPNSLDVVTHHIYNLGAGVDEHLVEKILDPTYLDGEASTFRDLQGLLRNSGTNVKGWVGEAGGAYNSGRHLVTDSFVFSFWFLDQLGMSATYDTKTYCRQTLVGGNYGLLNTTTFHPNPDYYSALLWHRLMGTRVLSTNLTGKLPNSIRAYAHCAKESRGITLLLINLSGNTTTRVPIISKTAYSLGRKDLWAGGSGFRGNIPGLPPAESTREEYHLTAQGGDLHSQTMLLNGNALKVDENGNIPMMMPVRVEASQPVTLAPYSIVFAHIPFFQAPACR, from the exons ATGAGCAGGGTCTCTAATGGCGGTGTTCTTCCTCAGCTGCTGGGGTGCTGTTTGTTTCTGTGCCTAAGCAGGCATGTTGCTGCATACTCTGAAGCAGGGGCATACGGCGACGCTGTCATTGTCGACGGGGAAGCCCCTATCGCCGTGACTGATGAAGACTTCATCTGCGCTACTCTGGACTGGTGGCCGCCGGAGAAGTGTGATTATGGGACATGTAGCTGGGGGTCGGCATCCCTGCTCAACCTG GATCTTTCCAGTCCCATCTTGTTAAATGCCGTAAAAG CTTTCTCGCCGCTGAAGCTTCGTCTCGGGGGTACCTTGCAAGATAAGGTGACATACCAGACATTAGTCCCTGCGCAGCCTTGCACGCATTTCGTCAAGAACGAGTCCGAGATGTTTGGTTTTACTCAAGGCTGCTTACCTTTGCCCAGATGGGACGAACTGAACGAGTTCTTCAAGAAATCAGG GGCCGTCATAATCTTTGGCTTGAATGCACTAAATGGAAGGGTTCTTCGGAGCGATGGCTCATTTGAGGGACCTTGGAACTGCACTAACGCTGCTTCTCTCATTCGCTTCACGGTCAACAAGGGCTACACAATTCACGGTTGGGAGTTCG GAAACGAGCTGAGTGGATCGGGAGTGGGAACCAGTGTCGATGCGGATCAGTATGCCGCAGACGTGATCAATCTCAAATGGCTCGTCGACGACATCTACCGCGGCTTCCCAGTTAAACCGCTGGTGCTAGCGCCGGGGGGTTTCTTTGACGCCGACTGGTTCGCGGAGCTCGTCCGGAAAACAAAACCCAACTCGTTGGACGTGGTCACTCACCACATTTACAACCTCGGCGCAG GCGTGGACGAGCATTTGGTCGAGAAAATTCTGGACCCGACCTATCTGGACGGCGAAGCGAGCACGTTCAGAGATCTACAGGGCCTGCTCAGGAACAGCGGGACTAACGTCAAGGGCTGGGTAGGTGAGGCTGGAGGGGCTTACAACAGCGGCCGCCATCTAGTGACTGACTCCTTCGTTTTCAGCTTCTG GTTCCTGGACCAGCTCGGCATGTCCGCCACCTACGACACCAAGACGTATTGCCGGCAGACGTTGGTCGGCGGAAACTATGGCCTCCTGAACACGACCACCTTCCATCCAAATCCTGATTACTACAG TGCTCTGCTGTGGCACCGGTTGATGGGAACCCGGGTCCTGTCGACGAATTTAACCGGCAAATTACCCAATTCGATACGAGCTTATGCTCACTGCGCGAAAGAATCA CGAGGAATCACACTCCTGTTGATCAATCTCAGCGGCAACACCACGACTCGGGTTCCGATCATAAGCAAGACTGCTTATTCACTCGGCCGGAAGGATCTCTGGGCTGGTGGATCAGGATTCAGGGGAAATATTCCTGGTCTGCCGCCGGCGGAAAGCACAAGGGAAGAGTACCACCTGACAGCCCAGGGCGGTGACCTCCATAGCCAGACCATGCTGCTCAATGGCAATGCCTTGAAAGTAGATGAGAATGGGAATATTCCGATGATGATGCCTGTTCGAGTTGAAGCATCGCAGCCAGTCACACTGGCCCCGTATTCTATCGTCTTCGCTCACATTCCCTTCTTCCAAGCTCCGGCATGTAGGTAG